In one Pseudomonas fitomaticsae genomic region, the following are encoded:
- a CDS encoding glutathione S-transferase N-terminal domain-containing protein has protein sequence MGVTNRLACYSDPADHYSHRVRIVLAEKGVSAEIIFVEAGRQPPKLIEVNPYGSLPTLVDRDLALWESTVVMEYLDERYPHPPLMPVYPVARANSRLLIHRIQRDWCGLVDLILDSRTKEAARAVARKELRESLTGVSPLFADKPFFLSEEQSLVDCCLLPILWRLPILGIELPRPAKPLLDYMERQFAREAFQASLSGVERDMR, from the coding sequence ATGGGCGTGACCAATCGGTTGGCCTGTTACTCCGACCCCGCCGACCACTATTCCCACCGAGTGCGCATCGTGCTTGCAGAGAAGGGTGTCAGCGCCGAAATCATTTTTGTGGAGGCTGGTCGTCAGCCGCCTAAACTGATTGAGGTGAACCCTTACGGGAGTCTCCCGACGTTGGTCGATCGCGACCTGGCGTTGTGGGAGTCGACCGTGGTGATGGAGTACCTGGATGAGCGTTACCCGCATCCGCCATTGATGCCCGTGTACCCGGTGGCGCGTGCCAACAGTCGTCTGCTGATTCACCGCATTCAGCGTGACTGGTGTGGTCTGGTGGATCTGATTCTGGATTCGCGCACCAAGGAAGCGGCCCGGGCCGTGGCGCGCAAGGAATTGCGCGAAAGCCTGACGGGCGTGTCGCCGCTGTTTGCCGACAAGCCGTTTTTCCTCAGTGAGGAACAAAGTCTGGTGGATTGCTGCCTATTGCCAATACTCTGGCGTTTGCCGATTCTGGGTATAGAACTGCCGCGGCCGGCCAAGCCGCTGCTTGATTATATGGAGCGTCAGTTTGCGCGTGAGGCATTCCAGGCGAGTCTGTCTGGTGTCGAACGCGACATGCGCTAA
- the rplM gene encoding 50S ribosomal protein L13 codes for MKTFTAKPETVKRDWFVVDAAGQTLGRLATEIASRLRGKHKPEYTPHVDTGDYIVVINAEQIRVTGAKTTDKMYYSHSGFPGGIKSINFEKLIAKAPERVIETAVKGMLPKNPLGRDMYRKLKVYAGAAHPHTAQQPQELKI; via the coding sequence ATGAAAACTTTTACTGCTAAACCGGAAACAGTAAAGCGCGACTGGTTTGTCGTCGACGCTGCTGGTCAGACCCTGGGTCGTCTGGCCACCGAAATCGCGAGCCGTCTGCGTGGCAAGCACAAGCCTGAGTACACTCCTCACGTTGACACCGGCGACTACATCGTCGTAATCAACGCTGAGCAGATCCGTGTTACCGGTGCTAAAACCACTGACAAAATGTACTACTCCCACTCCGGTTTCCCGGGCGGCATCAAGTCGATCAACTTTGAAAAGCTGATCGCCAAGGCCCCTGAGCGCGTGATCGAGACCGCGGTTAAAGGCATGCTGCCTAAAAACCCGCTGGGTCGCGACATGTACCGTAAGCTGAAAGTCTATGCGGGCGCTGCACACCCTCATACTGCTCAGCAGCCCCAAGAACTGAAGATTTAA
- a CDS encoding NADP(H)-dependent aldo-keto reductase: MDYRQLGRTDLNVSAICLGTMTWGEQNTEAEAFAQIERAKEAGINFLDTAEMYPVPPKAETYATTERYIGNYFKSRGDRADWILASKIAGPGNTIDYIRDKNLRHNRQHITEAVDASLKRLQTDYIDLYQLHWPERSTNFFGQLGYKHQTEANLTPLEDTLEALDEQVKAGKIRHIGLSNETPWGTMRFLALAEARGWPRAVSIQNPYNLLNRSFEIGLAEIAIREQCGLLAYSPLAFGFLSGKYEGGARPPKGRLSLYSRFSRYFNPQSEAACSRYVALAREHGLDPAQMALAFVNQQPFVTSNIIGATTLEQLDSNIASYDLKLSREVLEGIEAIHKDHPNPAP, from the coding sequence ATGGACTATCGCCAGCTAGGCCGTACCGACCTGAACGTGAGTGCAATCTGCCTCGGCACCATGACCTGGGGCGAGCAAAACACTGAAGCTGAAGCCTTCGCCCAGATCGAACGGGCAAAAGAGGCCGGGATCAATTTCCTCGACACCGCCGAGATGTACCCGGTGCCACCGAAAGCCGAAACCTACGCCACCACCGAGCGCTACATCGGCAACTACTTCAAAAGCCGCGGCGACCGCGCCGACTGGATCCTCGCCAGCAAGATCGCCGGCCCCGGCAACACCATCGACTACATCCGCGACAAAAACCTGCGCCACAACCGCCAGCACATCACCGAAGCCGTGGACGCCAGCCTCAAGCGCCTGCAGACCGACTACATCGACCTGTATCAATTGCACTGGCCGGAGCGCAGCACCAACTTTTTCGGACAACTGGGCTACAAGCACCAGACCGAAGCCAACCTGACGCCCCTCGAAGACACCCTTGAAGCGCTCGATGAGCAGGTGAAGGCCGGCAAGATCCGCCACATCGGCCTGTCCAACGAAACGCCGTGGGGCACCATGCGTTTTCTGGCCCTGGCCGAAGCCCGTGGCTGGCCGCGCGCCGTGTCGATCCAGAACCCGTACAACCTGCTCAACCGCAGTTTCGAGATCGGCCTGGCGGAAATCGCCATCCGAGAGCAATGCGGCCTGCTCGCCTATTCGCCGCTGGCGTTCGGTTTCCTGTCGGGCAAGTACGAAGGTGGGGCGCGTCCGCCAAAAGGTCGCCTGAGCCTCTACAGCCGCTTCAGCCGTTATTTCAACCCTCAATCGGAAGCGGCATGCAGCCGTTACGTGGCACTGGCCCGTGAACACGGTCTGGATCCGGCGCAAATGGCCCTGGCGTTTGTGAATCAGCAACCGTTCGTCACCAGCAACATCATCGGGGCGACGACGCTGGAGCAACTGGACAGCAACATCGCCAGCTACGATCTGAAACTGTCGAGGGAAGTGCTGGAAGGGATCGAAGCGATCCATAAGGATCATCCGAACCCGGCGCCATAA
- a CDS encoding BON domain-containing protein encodes MTPNRLGLLALTLCLGISGCTSVVNASREAPIEDDRGTRTFGSKIDDSLIETKVGVNVAKADPALDNDSHIVVTSFNGVVLLAGQTPRADLKEKAEQAAANVQRVKKVHNELQVIAPSGFIARQNDSWLTTKIKTQMLADASIPGSRIKVVTENGIVYLLGLLTKQEAAQATNLVQGVSGVQKIVKLFEYID; translated from the coding sequence ATGACCCCTAATCGCCTTGGCCTTCTGGCCTTGACCCTGTGCCTCGGCATCAGCGGCTGCACCTCGGTGGTGAATGCCAGCCGTGAAGCGCCGATCGAAGACGACCGTGGCACCCGCACTTTCGGCAGCAAGATCGATGACTCGCTGATCGAAACCAAAGTCGGCGTCAACGTGGCCAAGGCCGATCCGGCCCTGGACAACGATTCGCACATCGTCGTCACCAGCTTCAACGGTGTCGTGCTGCTGGCCGGCCAGACCCCGCGCGCAGACCTCAAGGAAAAGGCCGAACAGGCCGCCGCCAACGTTCAGCGCGTGAAAAAGGTCCATAACGAACTGCAAGTGATCGCACCTTCTGGCTTCATTGCCCGCCAGAACGACTCCTGGCTGACCACCAAGATCAAGACCCAGATGCTCGCCGATGCCAGCATTCCCGGCTCGCGCATCAAGGTCGTGACCGAGAACGGCATCGTCTATCTGCTGGGCCTGCTGACCAAACAGGAAGCCGCCCAGGCGACCAACCTGGTTCAGGGCGTCTCCGGCGTGCAGAAAATTGTGAAGCTGTTCGAATACATCGACTGA
- a CDS encoding cytochrome b, protein MSKFMDWVDARFPATKMWEDHLSKYYAPKNFNFFYFFGSLALLVLVNQIVTGVWLTMSYTPSAEEAFASVEYIMRDVEYGSILRLLHSTGASAFFIVVYLHMFRGLLYGSYQKPRELVWVFGMLIYLALMAEAFMGYLLPWGQMSYWGAQVIISLFGAIPVIGNDLTQWIRGDYLISGITLNRFFALHVVALPIVILGLVVLHILALHEVGSNNPDGVDIKKHKDENGVPLDGIAFHPYYTVKDIVGVVVFLFIFCFIVFFFPEMGGYFLEKPNFEQANPFKTPEHIAPVWYFTPFYAILRAVPDKLMGVIAMGAAIAVLFVLPWLDRSPVKSMRYKGWMSKVWLVVFCISFVILGILGVLAPTPERTLVSQICTFLYFAYFILMPFYTRLEKTKPVPERVTG, encoded by the coding sequence ATGAGCAAGTTCATGGATTGGGTTGATGCGCGCTTCCCCGCCACCAAAATGTGGGAAGACCATCTCAGCAAGTATTACGCACCAAAAAATTTCAACTTCTTCTACTTCTTCGGCTCGCTGGCACTGCTCGTTCTGGTCAACCAGATCGTCACCGGTGTCTGGCTGACCATGAGCTACACCCCGTCGGCGGAAGAGGCGTTTGCCTCGGTCGAATACATCATGCGCGACGTCGAGTACGGCTCGATCCTGCGTTTGCTCCACTCCACCGGCGCTTCGGCGTTCTTCATCGTGGTCTATCTGCACATGTTCCGTGGCCTGCTCTACGGTTCATACCAGAAGCCGCGGGAGCTGGTGTGGGTGTTCGGCATGCTGATCTATCTGGCGCTGATGGCTGAAGCTTTCATGGGCTACCTGCTGCCATGGGGTCAGATGTCCTACTGGGGCGCCCAGGTGATCATCTCGTTGTTCGGCGCGATTCCGGTAATCGGCAACGACCTGACCCAGTGGATCCGTGGTGACTACCTGATTTCCGGAATCACCCTGAACCGCTTCTTCGCCCTGCACGTGGTGGCCTTGCCGATCGTGATTCTCGGTCTGGTGGTGCTGCACATTCTGGCGCTGCACGAAGTGGGTTCGAACAACCCGGACGGCGTGGACATCAAGAAGCACAAGGACGAAAACGGTGTCCCGCTGGACGGCATCGCTTTCCACCCGTACTACACTGTGAAAGACATCGTCGGTGTGGTGGTCTTCCTGTTCATCTTCTGCTTCATTGTGTTCTTCTTCCCGGAAATGGGTGGCTACTTCCTCGAAAAACCAAACTTCGAGCAAGCCAACCCGTTCAAGACGCCAGAGCACATTGCACCGGTCTGGTACTTCACACCGTTCTACGCGATCTTGCGTGCGGTTCCTGACAAGCTCATGGGCGTTATCGCCATGGGGGCGGCGATTGCGGTGCTGTTCGTCCTGCCGTGGCTCGACCGCAGTCCGGTCAAGTCGATGCGTTACAAAGGCTGGATGAGCAAAGTCTGGCTGGTGGTGTTCTGCATTTCCTTCGTGATCCTCGGCATTCTGGGTGTTCTGGCCCCGACGCCGGAGCGCACGCTGGTGTCGCAGATCTGCACCTTCCTGTACTTCGCCTACTTCATTCTGATGCCGTTCTACACCAGGCTCGAGAAGACCAAACCGGTTCCGGAAAGGGTGACTGGCTGA
- the petA gene encoding ubiquinol-cytochrome c reductase iron-sulfur subunit, giving the protein MSNDGVNAGRRRFLVAATSVVGAAGAVGAAVPFVGSWFPSAKAKAAGAPVKVNVSKIEPGQQMIAEWRGQPVFIVRRTAEILGNLKKIEGQLSDPTSKNSTQPTYVDPEVRSIKPEILLLIGICTHLGCSPTFRPEVAPADLGKDWVGGYFCPCHGSHYDLAGRVYKSQPAPLNLPVPPHSYETDDLIVIGVDTEKA; this is encoded by the coding sequence ATGAGCAATGACGGCGTGAATGCAGGCCGGCGTCGCTTCTTGGTAGCGGCCACATCCGTGGTGGGTGCTGCAGGAGCGGTGGGGGCTGCGGTCCCGTTCGTGGGGTCATGGTTTCCCAGTGCCAAGGCGAAGGCTGCCGGCGCACCGGTGAAAGTGAATGTCAGCAAGATCGAGCCCGGACAGCAGATGATTGCTGAATGGCGCGGCCAGCCGGTATTCATTGTTCGCCGTACTGCGGAAATCCTGGGGAATCTCAAGAAGATCGAGGGCCAGCTCTCCGATCCGACCTCCAAAAACTCCACGCAACCCACCTATGTCGACCCTGAAGTGCGTTCGATCAAGCCGGAAATCCTGCTGCTGATCGGGATCTGCACTCACCTGGGTTGCTCACCGACCTTCCGTCCCGAAGTGGCACCCGCGGATCTGGGCAAAGACTGGGTAGGCGGCTATTTCTGCCCTTGCCACGGTTCCCACTACGATCTGGCTGGCCGCGTCTACAAGTCGCAACCTGCGCCTTTGAACCTGCCAGTACCCCCGCATTCCTATGAGACCGATGACCTGATTGTCATTGGCGTCGATACGGAGAAAGCGTGA
- a CDS encoding cytochrome c1 has product MKKLFFALIFAALPVLSFAAEHGGPELEKVDIDVSDKAALQDGARTFANYCMGCHSAKFQRYERVADDLGVPHEMMLEKLVFTGAKIGDHMNIGMQPADAKTWFGAAPPDLTLVARVRGTDWLYGYLRSFYEDPARPWGVNNKVFPNVGMPNVLVGLQGRQVVGCKQVQIVEDGKKQYDPLTGTPLTHEACDQLTIVPKTGTLNEEQFDEKVKNLVTFLAYSANPVKLQHQRIGTYVLLYLAFFFVFAYLLKREYWKDVH; this is encoded by the coding sequence ATGAAAAAGTTATTTTTTGCTCTGATTTTTGCTGCTCTGCCTGTGCTGTCCTTTGCTGCGGAACACGGTGGTCCGGAACTGGAAAAAGTCGACATCGACGTTTCCGACAAGGCTGCCTTGCAGGATGGCGCACGCACCTTTGCCAACTATTGCATGGGTTGCCACAGTGCCAAGTTCCAGCGTTACGAGCGCGTTGCCGATGATCTCGGCGTTCCGCACGAAATGATGCTGGAGAAGCTGGTGTTCACCGGTGCCAAGATCGGCGACCACATGAACATCGGTATGCAGCCGGCCGACGCCAAGACCTGGTTCGGTGCGGCGCCGCCGGACCTGACCCTGGTGGCGCGTGTTCGTGGTACCGACTGGCTGTATGGATATCTGCGTTCGTTCTACGAGGATCCGGCGCGTCCATGGGGCGTGAACAACAAGGTCTTCCCGAACGTCGGCATGCCTAACGTGCTGGTCGGCCTGCAAGGTCGTCAGGTCGTGGGTTGCAAACAGGTGCAGATCGTCGAGGATGGCAAGAAGCAGTACGATCCGCTGACCGGTACGCCTTTGACTCATGAGGCCTGCGATCAACTGACCATCGTGCCGAAAACCGGCACACTGAACGAAGAGCAATTCGATGAGAAGGTCAAGAATCTGGTAACCTTCCTGGCTTACTCGGCTAACCCGGTTAAGCTGCAACATCAGCGCATCGGTACTTACGTCTTGCTGTACCTGGCGTTCTTCTTTGTGTTCGCCTACCTGCTCAAGCGCGAATACTGGAAAGACGTGCACTGA
- a CDS encoding ClpXP protease specificity-enhancing factor, with protein MNSSRPYLVRALYEWIVDNDCTPHMLVNSEYPAVQVPQGFASDGQIVLNISPSAVRHLHMDNDVVTFEGRFGGVPHSLYVPIAAILGIYARENGQGMVFDLESPMDDEDEIEQDDDVPPPDSEPPRPSGRPSLKVVK; from the coding sequence ATGAACTCCAGTCGACCTTATCTGGTCCGCGCGCTCTACGAGTGGATTGTGGATAACGATTGCACCCCGCACATGCTGGTCAATTCCGAGTACCCGGCGGTGCAGGTGCCACAGGGATTTGCCAGTGACGGGCAGATTGTCCTGAACATTTCGCCAAGTGCCGTGCGGCACTTGCACATGGACAACGACGTTGTGACCTTCGAAGGTCGCTTCGGCGGCGTCCCGCACAGCCTGTACGTGCCGATTGCTGCAATCCTGGGGATCTACGCTCGGGAAAACGGTCAGGGCATGGTGTTCGATCTGGAGTCGCCGATGGATGACGAAGACGAGATCGAGCAGGATGACGATGTTCCGCCACCGGACAGCGAGCCGCCGCGCCCAAGCGGCCGGCCAAGCCTGAAAGTGGTGAAGTAA
- a CDS encoding YraN family protein has translation MPDRSHLQSGKDAERQALEHLQHQGLRLLAQNWLCKRGELDLVMLDGDTVVFVEVRYRKNTQWGGALDSIDGRKRQKLIFAAQYFLQRESRWANSPCRFDVVAIDSHQGQLNWLQNAFDS, from the coding sequence ATGCCCGACAGGTCACACCTGCAAAGCGGCAAGGATGCCGAGCGCCAGGCGCTCGAGCATCTGCAACACCAGGGTCTGCGCCTGCTGGCGCAGAACTGGTTATGCAAACGCGGTGAGCTTGATCTGGTCATGCTTGATGGCGATACAGTAGTATTCGTCGAAGTCCGTTACCGAAAGAACACTCAATGGGGTGGCGCACTCGACAGCATCGATGGGCGCAAACGGCAGAAACTGATTTTCGCCGCACAGTATTTTCTTCAGCGCGAGTCGCGTTGGGCCAATTCCCCCTGCCGCTTCGACGTGGTGGCCATCGACAGCCACCAGGGTCAGCTGAACTGGTTGCAGAATGCGTTCGACAGTTGA
- a CDS encoding phosphoheptose isomerase — MDMQSRIRQLFQASIDTKQQAMDVLAPHIEQASQVMVNALLNEGKMLSCGNGGSAGDAQHFSSELLNRFERERPSLPAIALTTDSSTITSIANDYSYNEVFSKQIRALGQPGDVLLAISTSGNSANIIQAIQAAHDREMIVVALTGRDGGGMASLLLPEDVEIRVPANVTARIQEVHLLAIHCLCDLIDSQLFGSEE; from the coding sequence ATGGACATGCAATCCCGAATTCGCCAGCTTTTCCAGGCCAGCATCGACACCAAGCAACAGGCGATGGACGTACTTGCACCGCACATCGAGCAAGCCAGCCAGGTGATGGTCAACGCCCTGCTCAACGAGGGCAAAATGCTCTCGTGCGGTAACGGCGGCTCGGCCGGCGATGCCCAGCACTTCTCCTCGGAACTGCTCAACCGTTTCGAGCGTGAGCGCCCTAGCCTGCCGGCGATAGCGCTGACCACCGACAGCTCGACCATCACCTCGATCGCCAACGACTACAGCTACAACGAAGTGTTCTCCAAGCAGATCCGCGCACTCGGCCAGCCGGGTGACGTATTGCTGGCCATTTCGACCAGTGGCAACTCGGCGAACATTATTCAGGCGATCCAGGCCGCACATGATCGCGAAATGATTGTCGTAGCATTGACCGGACGCGATGGCGGCGGCATGGCTTCGCTGCTGCTGCCCGAAGACGTCGAGATTCGCGTACCGGCCAACGTCACCGCACGTATTCAGGAAGTCCACTTGCTGGCGATCCATTGCCTTTGCGATCTGATCGACAGCCAACTGTTCGGGAGTGAAGAATGA
- the mraZ gene encoding division/cell wall cluster transcriptional repressor MraZ produces MFRGANAISLDAKGRLAMPSRYRDELDSRSSGQLIVTIDAVDPCLCVYPLDEWEIIETKLRALPSLREENRRLQRLLIGNAVDLELDGSGRFLVPPRLREYAKLDKRAMLVGQLNKFQLWDEDAWNAVSAADLAAIQQPGAMPDELRDLIL; encoded by the coding sequence GTGTTTCGCGGAGCTAACGCTATCAGTCTCGACGCAAAGGGCCGTCTCGCCATGCCGAGCCGGTACCGTGACGAGCTCGATTCGCGCAGTTCCGGCCAGTTGATCGTGACCATTGATGCCGTTGATCCATGTTTGTGTGTCTACCCGCTCGATGAGTGGGAAATTATTGAAACCAAGTTGCGCGCGCTTCCTTCGCTTCGCGAAGAGAACCGTCGTCTGCAACGTTTATTGATTGGTAATGCCGTTGACCTCGAGCTCGACGGCAGTGGTCGTTTCCTGGTGCCGCCGCGCCTGCGCGAATACGCGAAGCTCGACAAGCGCGCGATGCTGGTGGGCCAACTGAACAAGTTCCAACTGTGGGACGAAGATGCCTGGAACGCGGTTTCTGCCGCTGACCTGGCTGCCATACAACAACCGGGCGCCATGCCTGACGAACTGCGTGATCTGATCCTGTGA
- a CDS encoding penicillin-binding protein activator, with product MIACLRLFTALCLAALLAACASSPSSSLGELPRTPDATIEQLLEQAAQAKSPDKAALLRLSAADMAYRQGNAGQSAQILQQVPMEQLQPGQQAFASTLSAELAMTRNQPKAALTALSHPSLQRLSEMSVPLQVRAGTVHARALEADGQTLAAARERIFIAPMLEGEAASKNHEAIWTLIASLPADQLQANTTDDLGGWMSLALAVKTAGTLEQQQAAIDNWRNQHPKHPAAINLPLPLTKLKELASQPLSKIALLLPQDGQLASVGKALRDGFMAAHYQAQQAGQKPPAIEFYDSSKLTNLDEFYRKAQADGVQLVVGPLEKPLVKQLSTRPQLPITTLALNYSEGDQGPAQLFQFGLAAEDEAREVSRRARADGLHRAAIMVPKGEWGDRVLRAFSQDWQANGGSIVATERVDQPVQLAQQIADMFQLRQSEARAKSLQNAAGTNVAAQPSRRQDIEFIFLAATPQQAQQIKPTLNFQYAGDVPVYATSHVFSASGDVNQYNDMNGVRFCETPWLLETSDPLRQQVTAQWPQAAGSLGRLYAMGVDAYRLAPRLDQLKTLPDSRIEGQSGSLGMTQSQRVVRQLPWAQFVSGQIQRLPDTPR from the coding sequence ATGATCGCTTGCCTGCGGCTGTTCACTGCCCTCTGCCTCGCTGCCTTGCTGGCGGCTTGCGCCAGCTCCCCTTCCTCCAGCCTTGGCGAACTTCCACGGACTCCGGATGCCACCATCGAGCAACTGCTCGAACAGGCTGCCCAGGCCAAATCGCCGGACAAGGCTGCGCTGCTGCGCCTGAGTGCGGCAGACATGGCGTACCGCCAGGGCAATGCCGGACAGTCCGCGCAAATCCTGCAGCAAGTGCCGATGGAACAACTCCAGCCGGGCCAGCAGGCATTCGCCAGCACGCTGTCTGCTGAACTGGCCATGACCCGCAATCAGCCGAAAGCCGCGCTGACTGCCTTGAGCCATCCAAGCCTGCAACGCCTGAGCGAAATGTCGGTTCCGCTGCAAGTTCGCGCCGGCACCGTTCACGCCCGCGCTCTTGAAGCCGACGGCCAGACCCTGGCGGCCGCCCGCGAGCGCATCTTCATCGCGCCGATGCTGGAAGGTGAAGCCGCCAGCAAGAACCACGAAGCGATCTGGACCCTGATTGCGTCGCTGCCGGCCGATCAACTGCAAGCGAACACCACCGATGACCTCGGCGGCTGGATGAGCCTGGCCCTGGCGGTGAAAACCGCCGGCACTCTGGAGCAACAGCAAGCCGCCATCGACAACTGGCGCAACCAGCATCCGAAACACCCAGCTGCGATCAACCTGCCGCTGCCCCTGACCAAACTCAAGGAACTGGCCAGCCAGCCCCTGAGCAAGATCGCCCTGCTGCTGCCACAGGACGGCCAGTTGGCATCGGTCGGCAAGGCCCTGCGTGACGGCTTCATGGCCGCGCACTATCAGGCTCAGCAAGCCGGCCAGAAACCACCGGCCATCGAGTTCTATGACAGCTCGAAACTGACCAACCTCGACGAGTTCTACCGCAAGGCCCAGGCCGATGGCGTGCAACTGGTCGTAGGCCCGCTGGAGAAGCCACTGGTCAAACAGCTGAGCACTCGCCCGCAACTGCCGATCACCACCCTCGCCCTGAACTACAGCGAAGGCGATCAAGGCCCGGCGCAGCTGTTCCAGTTCGGTCTGGCTGCAGAAGACGAAGCCCGCGAAGTCTCCCGCCGCGCCCGTGCCGACGGCCTGCATCGCGCCGCCATCATGGTGCCGAAGGGCGAATGGGGCGACCGCGTCCTGCGCGCCTTCAGCCAGGACTGGCAAGCCAACGGCGGCAGCATCGTCGCTACCGAGCGTGTCGATCAGCCGGTACAACTGGCCCAGCAGATCGCCGACATGTTCCAGCTGCGTCAGAGCGAAGCTCGCGCCAAGAGCCTGCAGAATGCCGCCGGCACCAACGTTGCCGCCCAGCCTTCGCGTCGCCAGGACATCGAATTCATCTTCCTCGCCGCCACCCCGCAGCAGGCGCAGCAGATCAAGCCGACCCTGAACTTCCAGTACGCCGGTGACGTGCCGGTCTACGCGACCTCCCACGTGTTCAGCGCCAGCGGCGACGTGAACCAGTACAACGACATGAACGGCGTGCGCTTCTGCGAAACCCCGTGGCTGCTGGAAACCAGCGATCCGCTGCGTCAGCAGGTTACCGCGCAATGGCCACAAGCCGCCGGCAGCCTCGGTCGTCTGTATGCGATGGGCGTCGATGCCTACCGCCTGGCGCCACGCCTGGATCAGCTCAAGACACTGCCGGACAGCCGCATCGAAGGTCAGTCGGGCAGCCTGGGCATGACCCAGTCCCAACGCGTCGTCCGTCAGCTGCCATGGGCGCAGTTCGTCAGCGGTCAGATCCAGCGCCTGCCGGACACTCCACGCTGA
- the rsmI gene encoding 16S rRNA (cytidine(1402)-2'-O)-methyltransferase: protein MAAFTDHEVCALTAPGPLNSAAGSLYVVATPIGNLDDISARALKILREVALIAAEDTRHSQRLMQHFGISTPLAACHEHNERDEGSRFITRLLAGDNVALISDAGTPLISDPGYHLVRQARAAGINVVPVPGACALIAALSAAGLPSDRFIFEGFLPAKAVGRKARLEAIKEEPRTLIFYEAPHRILECLQDMEAVFGADRPALLAREITKTFETLKGLPLSELRAFVEADSNQQRGECVVVVAGWTAPESEDAVSSEAMRILNLLLEEMPLKRAAALAAQITGERKNVLYQVALDQQKDA, encoded by the coding sequence ATGGCGGCTTTTACCGATCATGAGGTGTGCGCTTTGACTGCTCCAGGTCCTTTGAATTCCGCTGCGGGCTCGCTTTATGTGGTGGCGACGCCCATCGGCAACCTGGATGACATCAGCGCCCGGGCGTTGAAGATCCTGCGTGAGGTGGCACTGATTGCCGCCGAAGACACGCGCCATTCCCAGCGCCTGATGCAGCACTTTGGCATCTCCACGCCGCTGGCGGCCTGTCACGAGCACAACGAACGGGATGAAGGCAGTCGTTTCATTACCCGACTGTTGGCAGGTGATAATGTCGCGCTGATTTCCGACGCCGGTACGCCGCTTATTTCCGATCCCGGTTATCACCTCGTGCGTCAGGCCCGTGCCGCCGGGATCAATGTGGTGCCGGTACCGGGCGCGTGCGCTTTGATCGCGGCGTTGTCGGCTGCCGGTCTGCCGTCCGACCGTTTTATCTTCGAAGGCTTTTTGCCGGCCAAGGCCGTGGGGCGCAAGGCGCGCCTGGAAGCTATCAAGGAAGAGCCGCGCACATTGATTTTCTACGAGGCGCCGCATCGTATTCTGGAATGCCTGCAAGATATGGAAGCGGTATTCGGTGCTGATCGTCCGGCATTGCTCGCTCGCGAAATCACCAAGACTTTTGAAACACTCAAGGGATTGCCGCTGAGCGAGTTGCGGGCATTCGTCGAGGCCGACAGCAATCAGCAGCGTGGCGAATGTGTTGTGGTGGTGGCGGGCTGGACCGCGCCGGAATCCGAAGACGCCGTCAGCAGCGAGGCGATGCGCATCCTTAACCTGTTGCTGGAAGAGATGCCGCTCAAGCGTGCGGCGGCCCTGGCGGCGCAAATCACCGGTGAGCGCAAAAACGTGCTGTATCAGGTGGCGCTGGATCAGCAAAAAGACGCGTAA
- the rpsI gene encoding 30S ribosomal protein S9 → MSATQNYGTGRRKTATARVFLRPGTGNISINNRSLDTFFGRETARMVVRQPLELTETVEKFDIYVTVVGGGVSGQAGAIRHGITRALMDYDETLRSALRKAGFVTRDAREVERKKVGLRKARKRPQYSKR, encoded by the coding sequence ATGTCGGCGACTCAAAATTACGGCACTGGCCGTCGCAAGACCGCAACCGCACGCGTTTTCCTGCGTCCGGGTACTGGTAACATCTCCATCAACAACCGCTCCCTGGACACGTTCTTCGGTCGCGAAACTGCCCGCATGGTAGTTCGTCAGCCGCTGGAACTGACTGAGACTGTCGAGAAGTTCGACATCTACGTCACCGTCGTCGGTGGTGGTGTAAGTGGTCAGGCTGGCGCAATCCGCCACGGCATCACTCGCGCTCTGATGGACTACGACGAAACCCTGCGTAGCGCTCTGCGCAAAGCCGGCTTCGTTACTCGCGACGCCCGTGAAGTTGAACGTAAGAAAGTTGGTCTGCGCAAAGCGCGTAAGCGTCCGCAGTACTCGAAGCGTTAA